In Scleropages formosus chromosome 20, fSclFor1.1, whole genome shotgun sequence, a single window of DNA contains:
- the LOC108927559 gene encoding mpv17-like protein isoform X1: protein MRTTVLEKVKRYPWLTNVTLYGCLFAGGDCVHQWFSRKKNIDWTHTRKVALVAFSFHGNFNYFWMRALERRFPGRSVGMVLRKVLLDQTVAAPVATSVFYTGLSFLDGKNDILQDWRDKFLNTYRTGLMYWPFVQFLNFVLVPLYLRTTFTGCCAFLWATFLCFSQQNGDGTASSAVAWILGPQKDQSPEESQVK, encoded by the exons ATGAGAACGACCGTTCTAGAAAAAGTGAAACGGTACCCTTGGCTCACCAACGTGACTCTGTACGGCTGTCTGTTCGCTGGCGGAGACTGCGTACATCAGTGGTTTTCCCGGAAGAAGAACATTGACTGGACTCACACGCGCAAGGTCGCGCTCGTGGCTttcagtttccatggcaacttcAATTACTTCTGGATGCGCGCGCTGGAGCGCCGCTTTCCCGGAAGATCCGTGGGAATGGTGCTGCGAAAAGTGCTGCTGGACCAGACCGTGGCGGCCCCGGTGGCCACCAGCGTGTTTTATACAG GACTGAGTTTCTTGGATGGCAAGAATGATATCTTACAAGATTGGAGAGACAAATTCCTCAACACATACAGG ACTGGGCTAATGTACTGGCCATTTGTGCAG TTCCTGAACTTCGTGCTGGTACCTCTGTACTTGCGCACAACATTCACTGGTTGCTGTGCTTTCCTGTGGGCCACTTTCCTTTGCTTCTCACAGCAGAATGGGGATGGTACAGCATCTTCAGCCGTGGCCTGGATCCTGGGCCCTCAGAAGGACCAGTCACCTGAAGAGAGCCAGGTTAAATAA
- the LOC108927559 gene encoding mpv17-like protein isoform X2, which yields MRTTVLEKVKRYPWLTNVTLYGCLFAGGDCVHQWFSRKKNIDWTHTRKVALVAFSFHGNFNYFWMRALERRFPGRSVGMVLRKVLLDQTVAAPVATSVFYTGLSFLDGKNDILQDWRDKFLNTYRTGLMYWPFVQQNGDGTASSAVAWILGPQKDQSPEESQVK from the exons ATGAGAACGACCGTTCTAGAAAAAGTGAAACGGTACCCTTGGCTCACCAACGTGACTCTGTACGGCTGTCTGTTCGCTGGCGGAGACTGCGTACATCAGTGGTTTTCCCGGAAGAAGAACATTGACTGGACTCACACGCGCAAGGTCGCGCTCGTGGCTttcagtttccatggcaacttcAATTACTTCTGGATGCGCGCGCTGGAGCGCCGCTTTCCCGGAAGATCCGTGGGAATGGTGCTGCGAAAAGTGCTGCTGGACCAGACCGTGGCGGCCCCGGTGGCCACCAGCGTGTTTTATACAG GACTGAGTTTCTTGGATGGCAAGAATGATATCTTACAAGATTGGAGAGACAAATTCCTCAACACATACAGG ACTGGGCTAATGTACTGGCCATTTGTGCAG CAGAATGGGGATGGTACAGCATCTTCAGCCGTGGCCTGGATCCTGGGCCCTCAGAAGGACCAGTCACCTGAAGAGAGCCAGGTTAAATAA
- the bmerb1 gene encoding bMERB domain-containing protein 1 → MEVKKSMSECERTLRSYGAVLETEWRPDKVQSDVSMAESTMSPDEIEVEMTRIQRLREILVRRESELRFMMDDIQLCKDIMSLKQELRKIVAVPEKDKTKKHRQREEELILKIHKLVQKRDFLVDDAEVERLREREEDKEMAEFLRLKLLPLDKLAKVTQGPPELKKAPLQPPPNKPSITKSGVEIIKDCCGATQCVIM, encoded by the exons ATGGAAGTGAAGAAATCGATGTCGGAGTGCGAGCGGACGCTGAGGAGCTACGGCGCCGTTCTGGAGACCGAGTGGCGGCCGGACAAAG TCCAGTCTGACGTGTCCATGGCAGAGAGCACCATGTCCCCGGACGAGATAGAGGTTGAAATGACACGGATTCAGCGTCTGCGCGAGATTCTGGTCCGCCGCGAGTCTGAGCTACGCTTCAT GATGGATGATATTCAGCTGTGCAAAGACATCATGAGCCTGAAGCAGGAGCTGAGGAAGATTGTGGCAGTGCCTG AAAAGGACAAGACCAAGAAGCACaggcagagggaggaggagctgaTCCTGAAGATTCACAAGCTGGTCCAGAAGAGGGACTTCTTGGTGGATGATGCAGAGGTGGAACGATTAAG AGAAAgggaggaggacaaggagaTGGCTGAATTCCTGAGACTgaagctcctgcctttggacaaaCTGGCCAAAGTCACACAAG GTCCCCCTGAGTTGAAGAAGGCTCCCCTACAGCCACCTCCTAACAAGCCCTCGATCACCAAGTCAGGAGTTGAGATCATCAAAGACTGCTGTGGGGCAACACAGTGTGTTATTATGTAA